A genomic segment from Yimella sp. cx-51 encodes:
- a CDS encoding ABC transporter ATP-binding protein yields MSTTSDKRSSELPAGQGSDPSWESWRGRAADQEQDTVEKTAERGQAKALLWDLLRPYRRTVALLGVAVLIENAARLAVPRLVQIGVDDGVPPLRESGDGSVLTQVVIALLVALVLQAGLRMLFILQSGRIGQNLLLEVRRRVFKHFGRLDVSFHDKYTSGRVVSRSTSDVEAIQEMLENGFDGLITAVLTLFGTAILLLTLDLRLGAVCLISFPFLVALSLWFRRESAAAYRLVREISALVIVQFVESMTGIKAVQAYRREPRNQVIFGELADRYRDINIRTMRLIAIFMPGVKLIGNLTTGVALLYGGYLAMHGEITIGVLTAFLLYLRMFFEPMQEITQFYNTFQSATSALEKLAVVLAEQPPIADPAHPVALRDVRGEITFDDVHFSYVADRPVLPGLDLVVPAGQTVALVGTTGAGKTTIAKLIARFHDPDEGRVLLDGLDLRDLAQSDLRRHVVMVTQENFMFEGSVADNIRFGRPEATDAQVREAAEAVGADTFIAALPDGYDTDVAKRGGRLSAGQRQLVAFARAFLADPDVLILDEATSSLDIPSERLVQQALRTILAGRTSLIIAHRLSTVEVADRVLVLEHGRVLEDGPPHRLITEQGRYAALQQAWIDSLA; encoded by the coding sequence ATGAGCACCACCAGCGACAAGCGCAGCTCCGAGCTTCCGGCCGGTCAGGGCTCGGATCCGTCGTGGGAGTCGTGGCGCGGACGCGCCGCCGACCAGGAGCAGGACACCGTCGAGAAGACCGCCGAGCGCGGACAGGCCAAGGCGTTGCTGTGGGATCTGCTGCGGCCCTACCGCCGAACCGTCGCACTGCTGGGCGTCGCGGTGCTGATCGAGAACGCCGCTCGGTTGGCGGTGCCCCGACTGGTGCAGATCGGGGTGGACGACGGTGTGCCGCCCCTGCGCGAGTCGGGCGATGGCAGCGTGTTGACCCAGGTCGTCATCGCGTTGTTGGTCGCGCTCGTGCTGCAAGCGGGCCTGCGCATGCTGTTCATCCTGCAGTCCGGACGCATCGGTCAGAACCTCCTGCTCGAAGTACGCCGCCGGGTCTTCAAGCACTTCGGACGACTGGACGTCTCCTTCCACGACAAGTACACCTCCGGCCGGGTGGTGAGTCGCTCGACCAGTGATGTCGAAGCCATCCAGGAGATGCTGGAGAACGGTTTCGACGGACTGATCACGGCCGTGCTGACACTTTTCGGCACCGCGATCCTGCTGCTCACCCTCGATCTGCGACTGGGCGCCGTCTGTCTGATCAGCTTCCCGTTCCTGGTGGCGTTGTCGTTGTGGTTCCGCCGAGAGTCAGCCGCGGCATACCGGCTGGTGCGGGAGATCTCGGCGCTGGTGATCGTGCAGTTCGTGGAGTCGATGACCGGCATCAAGGCCGTGCAGGCCTACCGACGCGAGCCGCGCAACCAGGTGATCTTCGGCGAACTGGCCGACCGCTACCGCGACATCAACATCCGCACGATGCGCCTGATCGCCATCTTCATGCCGGGTGTGAAGCTCATCGGCAATCTCACCACCGGAGTTGCACTCCTCTATGGCGGTTACCTGGCGATGCACGGCGAGATCACCATCGGCGTGCTCACCGCCTTCCTGCTCTACCTGCGCATGTTCTTCGAACCCATGCAGGAGATCACGCAGTTCTACAACACCTTCCAGTCGGCCACCTCGGCGCTGGAGAAGCTCGCGGTCGTGCTGGCCGAACAGCCGCCGATCGCCGACCCGGCCCATCCCGTGGCCCTGCGGGATGTGCGCGGCGAGATCACCTTCGACGACGTGCACTTCTCCTACGTGGCCGATCGCCCGGTGCTGCCGGGTCTCGACCTCGTGGTGCCCGCGGGCCAAACCGTGGCGCTGGTCGGCACGACCGGAGCCGGGAAGACAACCATCGCCAAGCTGATCGCCCGCTTCCACGATCCTGACGAAGGCAGGGTCCTGCTTGACGGTCTCGACCTGCGCGACCTGGCGCAGTCCGATCTGCGCCGACACGTGGTGATGGTGACCCAGGAAAACTTCATGTTCGAGGGTTCGGTGGCCGACAACATCCGCTTCGGACGACCGGAGGCCACCGACGCACAGGTGCGTGAGGCAGCCGAAGCAGTGGGTGCCGACACCTTCATCGCAGCCTTGCCTGACGGCTACGACACCGATGTCGCAAAACGCGGCGGACGACTGTCGGCCGGACAGCGACAACTCGTGGCCTTTGCCCGGGCGTTCCTCGCTGACCCCGACGTCCTCATCCTCGACGAAGCGACCTCATCGCTCGACATCCCCAGCGAACGACTCGTGCAGCAGGCCCTGCGCACCATCCTGGCCGGCCGCACGTCGCTGATCATCGCCCACCGGCTCTCCACGGTGGAGGTGGCCGACCGGGTGCTGGTGCTCGAGCACGGGAGGGTGTTGGAGGACGGTCCGCCGCACCGCCTCATCACCGAGCAGGGACGCTACGCGGCGCTGCAGCAGGCCTGGATCGAC